AACTGCCACTCCCTGATCTTTTTATTCAATGGCAGATTGATTAAATCATTGAGATTGCCGCCTTTTTCATAGATCTCTTTGATATTCCCAGCGGCATAAGGGAAGAAGACACACGGATAGACATTTGCCTGCCAGTCAATATAGAAATAACCACCGGGCCGACCAGCGGAGATGCATCCGTCCGAAACCGGACCGTGATTCCAGAAATCCGCATACATTATCTTCCTATCCCGAACAATCTCCCAACTCTTTTTCCAGAGCATCACCCGCTGTTCCGGGGTAGGTATCAGTTCTGGTGCGATATCCCGGCCGATAGGCATGTAATGGAAGACCCAGGCATATGCCGCACCCAGTTTGTTGAAGTAGAAATCGATAAACTCATCTGAGACGATCTCTTCAGCATTTTCCCGCGTCGCAGTGATTGAGATGCCAAAGGTCACCCGGTGTTTTTTCAAAAGCTGAAGGGTATTGACAATCCGCTCAAAAAAGCCCTTGCCGCGGCGCTTTTCAGTCGTCTCTTTCATCCCCTCTACCGAAATCGCCGGGGTTATATTACCCAGTTCTCCAAATTTCTTTGCCACTTCTTCATTTATCAAACTGCCATTTGTATACATCAAAAATAAAGAATCGGGATTTTCTTCAAAGATATCAATTATGGTCTTGCCGTTCCATTTATACATCATCGGTTCGCCACCGGAGATTACTACAAAGCGTGCACCCCATAGTTCTCGCATCTCATTTATTACCCGGGTGAATATATCATAGGGTAACTGGTCTTTTTCGCTTGCCGAGTTGGCATAACAGCCCTTACAGCGGAGATTACATCTTTTAGCCGGTGAGATCGTCATGAACCCCGGCGGGTCAAAACCGAAGATTGCCCTAAACTCT
This genomic stretch from candidate division WOR-3 bacterium harbors:
- a CDS encoding radical SAM protein, coding for EFRAIFGFDPPGFMTISPAKRCNLRCKGCYANSASEKDQLPYDIFTRVINEMRELWGARFVVISGGEPMMYKWNGKTIIDIFEENPDSLFLMYTNGSLINEEVAKKFGELGNITPAISVEGMKETTEKRRGKGFFERIVNTLQLLKKHRVTFGISITATRENAEEIVSDEFIDFYFNKLGAAYAWVFHYMPIGRDIAPELIPTPEQRVMLWKKSWEIVRDRKIMYADFWNHGPVSDGCISAGRPGGYFYIDWQANVYPCVFFPYAAGNIKEIYEKGGNLNDLINLPLNKKIREWQFKYWKEGDLLRPCPIRDHYLMAKNFVLETHAQPADEAAEKILKDPDYEKKMAEYDFELARKTSTIWEKVYRNGARKAV